agattttagttttttttttgtcggttATCAACTTTTGAGGCAGTAAAAATAATCCAATTCTCTACTTCAGCATCTTTTggctgataggaaagtgaatctagaaGGTatttggggagggggggggataAACAAAGagtaacaattttagttattttgttgtaaattaaaaatattattcgttgctACATGAAACTTTCAAGTATAACAAATGAATtgttttcgacaaaattaaTTTCACCTACTGTTAGTATAAAATACACCTGTAGTAATATAGGCAAAGCATTAGTCTTTGAAACAATTTCGTACACAatgaatttaattcaaatttaacatatccattacaatgactAATGACCCCCATGAcataatgtacagcagagcggtacccacttgacCATCCTTATAATATAGACCCTCTTCTCCATGCCACTGGTTCCCTTACCAAAAAAGTGCAACCATTCAAGTCATGATTATGATCTTAAGATGAAAATTGGGTAAGAAATATCATATTGAGAATGTCATTTAAGTAGCATACTATAATTCTCTGACGGAATATTTGAAATATGCGTTCAGTTCTGTTGTAAATAATACACACTCATCTTATGACAGAATTTAGTTGggaataatttaatagttgtcATTACAACTAAACAATATTTCTTTGTTAACAAGAGATATAATGACCATAGGATcaggttaaaataaaatattattaaaatgaaaataaatgaaatttttgttgaaaatttattgtaattaaaccATTTTTCTCAATAACTTGTTAATGGTATCTTCACGGTTTCCAAAATCACCACCTTCAACATAGTGATTGGTCTTCTTACGCCAGCCTCCAGTTGGGGTGTTtaactagaaaaataataacaaaattaaaataaacacattaaaccttatttttgttactatatacagggtggctatttatagttaaagatctgataatattttttttcttgaggAGCTATAAACATACATACTATTGTCGACAGCAGTCATTAAACTTTATCAGGGGGAGGGAGGAGGGggaaataaaactaaatgtataataataaattcttcCCACAAACGGAGATAAACTGAAAATGACCCGTGGTATATATagagtattcaaaaataaaatatgaaacttaattatttataaacttattaatgaggcaaatatatttttaacaacaagaATAATTGAAAAACTAAACATATCACTTCATTATTTACTATATGACAACTTGGAAGGCGTAACAACCAGAATGATGTCATACCATGGATGTGtcaaatttaagtaaaaagttATTGGAATTGTATTCTTACTTTGAAAGGCCAAAGGTAGTTCATCGCATACTTGAATCGACGATCAGCTCTATATATACAATGAACTAAATCTTCCGTGCATATGATACCATATTTTCCCAATTTTTTCTCGATCATTTCATTGTTGGTGATTGGAATTCGTTGTCCCTTGATTTTGGCAAAACCTCTTTTGTAGACCAATTCCCTTACACTCTTCAAGTTAGGATAACCCCAAGTCACATATGGTTCACAAATTCTCAACATATTTAATGTTgcctaaaaacaatattaaaaagttaagaAATAATGCTTACtacttacatttaattatatttttactttgtttaATTTGATGAATATTCCATTGTTGATCTGACGTAATCTGAACAGTTGCAATACTTTCTTCACTTTAGGAGCTACTTGGTTCacactaaaatattgtttataatataatatgtaatagaaattatcttttaaaacaGATTTATAAAGCAAACATACCCACGAATACGCATGATGAATGCTAATTTTGGTTCAGGAGGAATATAAAAGTCACCGGATTTCTTTGCATTTCTTGCTAAACGGATCTCATCTCTTTCTTTCATTCTAAATTCCTTAACATAAGCTTCGGCGCGTTTAAAATACTTCTTAGTTTTCTTCACGCGTTCTTTACgttcctaataaaaaaaaaaaaataaagaatggAAATGACATGTCGATCTGATCAACTAAATAAATAGGCATGTAAGGAGAAAATTTTGAACAGCTAACAACTAAGTATGATATGtatg
Above is a window of Metopolophium dirhodum isolate CAU chromosome 3, ASM1992520v1, whole genome shotgun sequence DNA encoding:
- the LOC132941595 gene encoding large ribosomal subunit protein uL30 gives rise to the protein MVDDNAPKRLPAVPESVLKRRKARTAFKLKSLKKAIEERKERVKKTKKYFKRAEAYVKEFRMKERDEIRLARNAKKSGDFYIPPEPKLAFIMRIRGVNQVAPKVKKVLQLFRLRQINNGIFIKLNKATLNMLRICEPYVTWGYPNLKSVRELVYKRGFAKIKGQRIPITNNEMIEKKLGKYGIICTEDLVHCIYRADRRFKYAMNYLWPFKLNTPTGGWRKKTNHYVEGGDFGNREDTINKLLRKMV